The proteins below are encoded in one region of Casimicrobium huifangae:
- the mltB gene encoding lytic murein transglycosylase B, whose protein sequence is MLRPSSAIAAALALAAQCLVVSPAAAQDFRDRPEVAALKAELVAEHGFDAASLDATFAKIRRLDRVVALMDAPIRAPTPWHIYWPRHIGGDRLQRGSEFLRANRASFESAAHAYGVPEHVIAAIIGVETVYGRITGNFRVVDALATLAFDYPRRADFFRGELKDLLLLAREQNKSPFDFTGSFAGAMGWPQFMPGSYRRWAVDFDNDQKIDLWNSPADIIGSVASFLSGHGWQRGEPVMLPVAKPSAEIIATFDGGLAPRKPLKDYLAAGVRITAKDSDVTLPADDAQVGLISLDRADGSDEYWLVFENFYVITRYNRSRMYASSVWSLAYALRGVLTKPAKAS, encoded by the coding sequence ATGTTGCGCCCGTCTTCTGCGATTGCTGCCGCCCTTGCGCTGGCGGCTCAGTGTCTCGTTGTTTCACCTGCTGCCGCGCAGGATTTTCGAGATCGGCCCGAGGTCGCGGCACTCAAGGCCGAGCTGGTGGCGGAGCATGGCTTTGATGCGGCGTCGCTTGATGCCACGTTCGCCAAAATCCGGCGCCTCGATCGCGTGGTCGCGCTGATGGACGCGCCGATCCGGGCGCCAACACCGTGGCACATCTACTGGCCGCGGCACATTGGTGGCGACCGCCTGCAGCGTGGCAGCGAGTTTCTGCGCGCCAACCGCGCGAGCTTTGAATCGGCGGCGCATGCCTACGGCGTGCCGGAGCATGTGATCGCGGCAATCATCGGCGTCGAGACCGTGTATGGCCGTATCACCGGCAATTTCCGCGTCGTCGATGCGCTGGCCACGCTGGCGTTCGACTATCCGCGCAGGGCGGATTTCTTTCGCGGTGAATTGAAGGATCTGCTGCTGCTGGCACGCGAGCAGAATAAGTCGCCGTTCGACTTCACTGGCTCGTTTGCCGGCGCGATGGGCTGGCCGCAATTCATGCCGGGCAGCTACCGGCGCTGGGCGGTGGATTTTGACAACGACCAGAAGATCGACCTCTGGAATTCGCCGGCGGACATCATCGGCTCGGTGGCGTCATTCCTGTCGGGGCACGGCTGGCAGCGCGGCGAGCCAGTGATGTTGCCGGTGGCCAAACCGTCGGCGGAAATCATCGCGACGTTTGACGGCGGCTTGGCACCGCGCAAACCGCTGAAGGACTATCTCGCCGCCGGCGTCAGGATCACGGCGAAGGACAGTGACGTCACGCTACCCGCCGACGACGCCCAGGTGGGCCTGATCTCGCTGGATCGTGCCGACGGCAGCGACGAATACTGGCTCGTCTTCGAGAATTTCTACGTGATCACGCGCTACAACCGCTCACGGATGTACGCCTCCAGCGTGTGGTCACTGGCGTACGCGCTGAGGGGCGTCCTCACCAAGCCGGCCAAGGCATCCTGA
- a CDS encoding molybdopterin-binding protein, with protein sequence MPELGVIIAGDFALATGADRHLPFLTRELAASTGGAARVAWAWLVPADPVAIAAALHEAWLRPQLVACFGGLGEGSDDHVRAALAALQAGRIEVGLAPHVASAADGVVSAGNIACFSGHPERAHPRFRDWWRAQAGMRDAIAEAVTETLPWPLPESALRQAARSTVARAHPQVRQHIGAAADGAPRLVFTAGSRGKAQAARKALQRLLAGGS encoded by the coding sequence GTGCCCGAGCTCGGAGTAATCATTGCCGGCGATTTTGCGCTGGCCACCGGTGCTGACCGGCACTTGCCGTTTTTGACGCGTGAGCTGGCGGCCAGCACGGGCGGTGCCGCTCGCGTGGCATGGGCGTGGCTGGTTCCGGCTGACCCAGTGGCTATTGCAGCGGCCTTACATGAGGCGTGGTTGCGCCCCCAGCTGGTCGCCTGCTTTGGTGGGCTCGGTGAGGGAAGTGATGATCACGTCCGCGCGGCGCTGGCAGCGTTGCAGGCGGGGCGAATCGAAGTGGGATTGGCGCCGCACGTCGCCAGCGCGGCCGATGGTGTCGTATCGGCTGGCAACATCGCCTGCTTTTCCGGTCACCCGGAGCGGGCGCATCCGCGCTTTCGTGACTGGTGGCGCGCGCAGGCGGGCATGCGCGACGCCATAGCGGAAGCCGTGACCGAAACACTGCCGTGGCCGTTGCCGGAATCAGCACTGAGGCAGGCTGCCCGCAGCACGGTCGCCCGCGCGCATCCGCAAGTGCGTCAGCACATCGGCGCCGCAGCCGACGGCGCGCCGCGCCTCGTTTTTACTGCTGGTAGTCGCGGCAAGGCGCAGGCAGCGCGCAAGGCGCTGCAGCGCCTGCTGGCGGGTGGCAGTTAG
- a CDS encoding DUF1631 family protein, which yields MPTEAASAVPVNALFNGCRDLMLHRSNLQLAAAFDRLSDLLIDNATKAYEPKQVSALLDARSMLLRLRGAIAASFADELTQRADGRKSCAMPTGVEKAVEELSLQSDDVLDEYVTARALARSIESACLGELPSFHQKIALLKRSPTLKLEDDPFSPQSIVSALLSAMQASGETTADIRLQWLRALSTIGGLGFNDVYADLNRYLTDNGVTVQRPRAAQRQGHAPGQAAQGGMPAGQGHMAGGAGQQMPGAAGAPMQSWDQGGYGQDFGGAGYGADMMGGAQFAQLSTQPDAAPLQQLANNLVSLVERLQHVVPAISGGPAAADPSLASVVRNREAMQVSAALGFAPNGAFRSPLLAGVDRRLIDSLTTMQLNTGQVDFSAPAPAPRTVLREVVPGYSSGEISVLDATTTELVAMLFDFVLARRELRDEIKVLLGRLQIPMLKAAMVDRGFFSRKNHPGRQLLNRLADAGIGWAPEDGFDDPLFHKIQEVVDHICRDFVDDLGIFTAAMVDLEQYIAEQELNAKPSIEAETAEAQAADRHIAAVREAKDTVDARISQHALPEPIKEFIEVAWQPHLQDALLERGKESGEYAKAVEALDELIWSVTPKDQPAERAQLSQRVPSLVKRLREGLKSLSNETVAPFFDKLFEVHSGLLRGTTPEYTPPVEIPEASNDTAFDPFRELVKQMERNQWIEMSDEKGALTYAKLAWVSPQGTTYLFTTRHGRKAASLSPEELAEWFRTDKARMIESEPIVDRALAGMFQTATG from the coding sequence ATGCCGACTGAAGCAGCATCCGCCGTCCCGGTCAACGCGCTATTCAACGGTTGCCGCGATCTCATGCTGCATCGCAGCAACTTGCAGCTTGCAGCGGCATTCGACCGGCTGTCGGACCTGCTGATCGACAACGCGACCAAAGCGTATGAACCGAAGCAGGTCAGCGCGTTGCTGGACGCGCGTTCGATGCTGTTGCGGCTGCGTGGCGCCATCGCTGCTTCGTTCGCCGATGAATTGACGCAACGGGCCGATGGCCGCAAGTCCTGCGCCATGCCGACGGGGGTCGAGAAAGCGGTCGAGGAACTCTCCCTGCAATCCGACGATGTGCTCGATGAATACGTGACAGCGCGGGCGCTGGCACGCTCGATCGAGAGCGCCTGTCTCGGCGAATTGCCGTCCTTTCACCAGAAAATTGCGTTGCTGAAGCGCTCACCGACGCTGAAGCTGGAAGACGATCCTTTTTCGCCGCAGTCAATTGTCAGCGCGCTGCTTTCGGCCATGCAGGCATCCGGCGAAACGACCGCGGATATCCGCCTGCAATGGCTGCGTGCGCTGTCAACGATTGGCGGGCTGGGTTTCAACGATGTGTATGCCGATCTCAACCGCTATTTGACCGATAACGGGGTCACAGTCCAGCGTCCACGTGCGGCGCAACGTCAGGGCCATGCGCCCGGTCAGGCGGCGCAGGGCGGCATGCCGGCAGGGCAGGGGCACATGGCTGGCGGAGCCGGGCAGCAGATGCCTGGTGCGGCAGGCGCGCCCATGCAATCATGGGATCAGGGCGGCTACGGGCAGGATTTTGGCGGTGCCGGCTACGGCGCCGACATGATGGGAGGCGCCCAGTTCGCTCAGTTGTCAACCCAGCCCGATGCGGCTCCGCTGCAGCAGCTCGCCAACAATCTGGTGTCGCTGGTGGAGCGACTGCAGCATGTAGTGCCAGCGATCTCGGGGGGGCCGGCTGCGGCCGATCCGTCGCTTGCCTCTGTGGTGCGTAACCGTGAGGCAATGCAGGTCAGCGCAGCGCTTGGTTTTGCGCCGAACGGCGCGTTCCGGTCGCCGCTCCTGGCAGGCGTCGACCGGCGGCTGATTGATAGCCTCACCACCATGCAGTTGAACACCGGGCAGGTGGATTTTTCCGCGCCGGCGCCGGCGCCGCGCACCGTGCTGCGCGAGGTTGTGCCGGGTTACTCATCGGGCGAGATCTCGGTGCTGGACGCAACGACCACCGAGCTCGTGGCCATGCTGTTCGATTTCGTGCTCGCTCGTCGTGAGCTGCGCGACGAGATCAAGGTGCTGTTGGGTCGCCTGCAGATTCCGATGCTGAAGGCGGCCATGGTTGACCGCGGGTTTTTCTCGCGCAAGAACCATCCGGGGCGGCAGTTGCTCAATCGCCTCGCTGACGCAGGGATCGGCTGGGCGCCGGAGGACGGCTTTGACGACCCGCTGTTCCACAAGATCCAGGAAGTGGTTGACCATATCTGTCGCGACTTCGTCGACGATCTGGGCATTTTCACTGCCGCCATGGTGGACCTTGAGCAATACATCGCCGAGCAGGAGCTGAACGCCAAGCCCTCCATCGAGGCCGAAACGGCGGAGGCCCAGGCGGCAGATCGCCACATCGCAGCGGTCCGTGAGGCGAAGGACACGGTCGACGCCCGCATCAGCCAGCACGCACTGCCCGAGCCGATCAAGGAATTCATCGAAGTTGCCTGGCAGCCGCACCTGCAGGATGCGTTGCTCGAGCGTGGCAAGGAAAGCGGCGAGTACGCCAAGGCGGTGGAGGCGCTCGACGAGCTGATCTGGAGCGTCACCCCGAAAGACCAGCCGGCCGAGCGAGCCCAGCTCAGCCAGCGGGTGCCGTCACTGGTCAAGCGGCTGCGCGAAGGGCTCAAATCGCTGTCAAATGAGACGGTTGCGCCCTTTTTTGACAAGCTCTTCGAGGTGCATTCAGGCCTGCTGCGCGGCACGACGCCGGAGTACACGCCACCTGTCGAAATCCCGGAAGCGAGCAACGACACCGCCTTCGATCCGTTCCGCGAGCTGGTCAAGCAGATGGAACGCAACCAGTGGATCGAAATGAGCGATGAGAAGGGCGCACTGACCTACGCCAAGCTTGCGTGGGTCAGTCCGCAAGGAACGACCTACCTGTTCACCACCCGCCATGGCCGCAAGGCCGCGTCGTTGTCACCTGAGGAACTGGCTGAGTGGTTCCGCACTGACAAGGCACGCATGATCGAGTCGGAGCCGATCGTTGATCGCGCGCTGGCAGGCATGTTCCAGACCGCCACCGGCTAG
- a CDS encoding quinone-dependent dihydroorotate dehydrogenase translates to MSYSLFRPFLFALDPEAAHCAAFAALDAQASLGLARVWAGYLPPPKPVTVMGLSFPNRVGLAAGLDKDAKHLRGLAQLGFGFIEVGTLTPKPQPGNPQPRMFRLPEHEALINRLGFNNGGVDDALKRLQTRDTTVPVGVNIGKNAVTPIERAADDYLLALRAVYTTADYVTINISSPNTKNLRDLQAPDSVAALVRTLTDEGRTLARLHGRRRPIAVKIAPDLDDAIIADVVDAIIEAGADAIISSNTTIRRDGVAGHANAQEAGGLSGAPLTQRADAVLAQVVKATNGRVPVIGVGGIMSVADAARKLDLGASLIQIYTGMLYRGPGFVGDLVRGLASRA, encoded by the coding sequence ATGAGTTACTCGCTATTCCGCCCCTTCCTGTTCGCGCTTGACCCTGAGGCCGCCCACTGTGCCGCCTTCGCGGCACTCGACGCCCAGGCCTCGCTCGGACTCGCCCGCGTGTGGGCTGGCTATCTGCCGCCGCCGAAGCCGGTCACCGTGATGGGCCTGAGTTTTCCCAATCGCGTGGGTCTCGCAGCCGGGCTGGACAAGGACGCGAAGCATCTGCGCGGACTGGCGCAACTGGGATTTGGCTTCATCGAAGTGGGCACGCTCACGCCCAAACCACAACCCGGCAACCCGCAGCCGCGCATGTTCCGCCTGCCCGAGCATGAGGCGCTGATCAACCGTCTGGGCTTCAACAACGGCGGCGTTGACGATGCCCTGAAGCGCTTGCAGACGCGCGACACCACGGTGCCGGTCGGTGTCAACATCGGCAAGAACGCAGTCACCCCGATCGAGCGTGCCGCCGACGACTACCTGCTGGCGCTGCGGGCCGTGTACACCACGGCCGACTACGTCACCATCAACATCTCGTCGCCGAACACCAAGAATCTGCGCGATCTGCAGGCGCCAGATTCGGTCGCCGCGCTGGTCAGGACGCTCACCGACGAAGGCCGCACGCTCGCCCGCCTGCATGGTCGCCGCCGGCCAATCGCGGTGAAAATTGCGCCGGATCTCGATGACGCGATCATCGCCGACGTCGTTGACGCCATCATCGAGGCCGGTGCCGATGCCATCATTTCCAGCAACACCACCATCCGCCGCGACGGCGTGGCAGGCCACGCGAACGCCCAGGAGGCCGGTGGCTTGAGTGGCGCGCCGCTGACGCAGCGTGCCGACGCCGTGCTGGCGCAGGTGGTGAAGGCGACGAACGGTCGGGTGCCGGTCATCGGCGTCGGCGGCATCATGTCGGTGGCAGACGCCGCGCGCAAGCTCGATCTCGGCGCCAGCCTGATCCAGATCTACACCGGCATGCTGTATCGCGGGCCTGGATTTGTGGGTGATCTGGTTCGCGGACTGGCGTCGCGTGCCTAA
- the queF gene encoding preQ(1) synthase, producing the protein MSERQPSNPSAPQTHLDVFPNPHPGRDYLIHIQIPEFTCHCPLTGQPDFAHFTIEYIADATCIELKALKMFMWSFRDIGAFHEKVTNDVLDKIVATIAPRFARVTARWNVRGGIYTNVVAEHQAPGWNPKPAVDLTRFGLANPAAV; encoded by the coding sequence ATGTCTGAACGTCAACCTTCGAACCCCTCCGCGCCGCAAACGCACCTCGATGTCTTCCCGAATCCGCATCCGGGCCGGGATTATCTGATTCACATCCAGATTCCCGAGTTCACCTGCCACTGCCCGCTGACCGGCCAGCCGGACTTCGCGCACTTCACGATCGAGTACATCGCCGACGCCACCTGCATCGAGCTGAAGGCGCTGAAAATGTTCATGTGGAGCTTCCGCGACATCGGCGCCTTCCACGAGAAGGTCACCAACGACGTGCTGGACAAGATCGTCGCCACCATCGCGCCACGCTTCGCCCGCGTCACCGCCCGCTGGAACGTGCGCGGCGGGATTTACACCAACGTGGTTGCCGAGCATCAGGCGCCAGGCTGGAATCCGAAGCCAGCCGTCGATCTGACGCGATTTGGGTTGGCCAATCCGGCGGCGGTTTAG
- a CDS encoding ABC transporter substrate-binding protein: MKRINRFFALTACAAALAASSVIANPLRWASAGDPQTMDPHSQNEGLTNSVNSQVYEFLLIRDKKLKLGPGLATEWKQIDPLTWQFKLRKGVKFHDGTPFTADDVVFSMDRARAPTSQLRVYATQAGTPRKIDDYTVEFKLKEPNPIFLDHVNQIFIMSKVWCEKNNAATPLDYKNKEEKFTSLNANGTGPFRLVSRQPDVKTIWKKNDQWWGKQEGNVTSVTYSSIKNDATRVAALISGEVDFILDPPPQDLERLEKTPNVKVINGVENRVVFIGMDQARDELLYSNVKGKNPFKDKRVRQAMYQAIDIEAIKTKLMRGQAFPTGGITPSPLGAYNDPAIEKRRPYDVAAATKLMAEAGYPQGFEVTMHCPNNRYINDEKICQALASMWAKIGIKIKLDAQPRAVYFPRLDKLDASLYMLGWGGAITDAETTLTPVLRNRQPGGIGDYNYGNYKNDKLDQAAAAQSKEVDPKKREALVKQALLAHNDEINHLPLHRQVIPWAARSNVNVVHRADNYVQYEWITVK, from the coding sequence ATGAAACGCATCAATCGCTTTTTCGCGCTTACCGCCTGTGCCGCCGCGCTGGCCGCCAGTTCGGTGATTGCCAATCCCCTGCGCTGGGCTTCTGCGGGTGATCCGCAAACGATGGACCCGCACTCGCAAAACGAGGGGCTGACCAACTCGGTGAACTCGCAGGTGTACGAGTTCCTGCTGATCCGCGACAAGAAGCTCAAGCTTGGCCCCGGCCTCGCCACCGAGTGGAAGCAGATTGACCCGCTGACCTGGCAGTTCAAGCTGCGCAAGGGTGTGAAGTTCCACGACGGCACGCCGTTCACCGCCGACGACGTGGTGTTCTCGATGGATCGCGCCCGCGCACCCACCTCGCAACTGCGGGTGTACGCCACTCAGGCCGGCACGCCGCGCAAGATCGACGACTACACGGTCGAATTCAAGCTGAAAGAGCCGAACCCGATCTTCCTCGATCATGTGAACCAGATCTTCATCATGAGCAAGGTCTGGTGCGAGAAGAACAACGCTGCCACACCGCTCGACTACAAGAACAAGGAAGAGAAATTCACCTCGCTGAACGCCAACGGCACCGGCCCCTTCCGCCTGGTCAGCCGGCAGCCTGATGTGAAGACCATCTGGAAGAAAAACGACCAGTGGTGGGGCAAGCAGGAAGGCAACGTCACTTCGGTCACCTATTCGTCGATCAAGAACGACGCCACCCGGGTTGCCGCGCTGATTTCCGGCGAAGTGGATTTCATCCTCGACCCGCCGCCGCAAGATCTTGAGCGACTCGAAAAGACGCCGAATGTGAAGGTGATCAACGGCGTCGAGAATCGCGTCGTCTTCATTGGAATGGATCAGGCCCGCGACGAACTGCTGTACTCGAATGTCAAGGGCAAAAACCCGTTCAAGGACAAGCGCGTGCGCCAGGCGATGTATCAGGCCATCGACATCGAGGCAATCAAGACCAAGCTCATGCGCGGCCAGGCCTTCCCCACCGGCGGCATCACGCCGTCGCCGCTCGGTGCTTACAACGACCCGGCCATCGAAAAGCGTCGTCCGTATGACGTGGCCGCCGCAACCAAACTGATGGCTGAGGCAGGCTACCCGCAGGGCTTCGAGGTCACCATGCACTGCCCGAACAACCGCTACATCAACGACGAGAAGATCTGCCAGGCGCTGGCGTCAATGTGGGCGAAGATCGGCATCAAGATCAAGCTCGACGCCCAGCCTCGTGCCGTGTACTTCCCGCGTCTCGACAAGCTCGACGCCTCGCTCTACATGCTGGGTTGGGGTGGCGCCATTACCGATGCCGAAACCACGCTGACGCCGGTGCTGCGTAACCGTCAACCCGGCGGTATCGGTGACTACAACTACGGCAACTACAAGAACGACAAGCTTGATCAGGCCGCCGCAGCGCAAAGCAAGGAAGTTGACCCCAAGAAGCGTGAGGCACTGGTGAAACAGGCGCTGCTTGCCCACAACGATGAGATCAACCATCTGCCGCTGCATCGTCAGGTAATCCCGTGGGCCGCGCGCAGCAACGTGAACGTTGTGCACCGGGCTGACAACTACGTGCAGTACGAGTGGATCACCGTTAAATAG
- the hrpA gene encoding ATP-dependent RNA helicase HrpA gives MTVTTSQISPRATPTLDRQSMLLADYWRIQRKAKQLKPDQLAADIARAEARFRDRLSRSPAIIYAEGLPVSERADEVASLIRNHQVVVLTGETGSGKTTQLPKIALAAGRGRHGLIGHTQPRRIAASSVATRIAKELGEEVGQSVGFKVRFTEKGAQDGFIKLMTDGILLAETQTDKFLNAYDTIIIDEAHERSLNIDFLLGYLRQLLPKRPDLKVIITSATIDAERFALHFQDRHGKPAPLIAVSGRTYPVDVLYRSAESEDDDEEKLEEAIADAVDELWLNGPGDVLVFLPGEREIRETQDILRRRLKPGTEILPLFSRLSVQDQQRIFSGSNGRRVILSTNVAETSLTVPGIRYVVDTGLARLNRYSVKNKVQLLQIEKISQASANQRAGRCGRVGPGICVRLYSEEDFKARSEFTDPEILRSSLAGVILRLAALGLGRVQEFPFIEPPSSRAIADGIAQLQELGALTGEANAPELTNIGRELARIPVDPRIGRMLIEAKKLGVLSEVLVIAAALSVPDPRERPFEARDAADRAHQWFKDAKSDFLSLLNIWKFFVDLREEGGHKRQVQACREKFLNWLRLREWRDLHGQLAQTLRELNWNTDGELAKEAPYDAFHRALLPGLLGNIGVKSDEGDFYLGARGIKFHPFPGSGVDKKGLKWLVAAELAETTRLYARTLAKIDPDWIEAAAGDVVTRNYFEPKWERASGQVVASERVSLYGLAIVPRRRVNYSRIAPGEAHEIFAVALAMGEVETAAAFYAHNLKLVKDVQALEDKARRTDVLVSEETIAAFYKARIPSEISTRADLEKWLKAEDQATLSPTERAELRGSRDQSLRLSREQLMRHGAEAITEEQFPKTLKLGDFEVPVSYRFEPGHMMDGVTVRLPLPLLNAVEDRFASWLIPGLWREKIAAYLKALPKAERGRVQPVPDTVTAFLELATPREKPLPEALLDFLRDYLSLKLPASVWDRIELPGHLSVNFRVMDGEGNELAMGRDLGQLQQDLGQAARMAFQGSAATDTSGAAVDIEKTGLTGWTIGTLPEGIPVKRAGRNVTAYPACVDEGASVAVRLFETAQEAERAHRRGVVRLISLELKQQLRNWEKGPGGFNQSALQLKTAIATDKLLADFLATLADRAIIGDDVLPRDEKHYREQIARAKQRIPVVAEALGRTLTQVADAYAALQGSLFGPAVRNKAIVPVLAAWRDRLVHPGFLAATPWAQLPHLPRYLRALGKRLEKYQTMPERETRHAPVLADYWSDWRAEVDRVGAAAGDALLDFRWQIEELNVSLFAQELKTPYPVSAKRLDKAWAEIVASAPRQ, from the coding sequence ATGACCGTCACCACCTCACAGATTTCACCCCGCGCTACGCCCACGCTGGACCGCCAGTCCATGCTGCTGGCGGACTACTGGCGCATCCAGCGCAAGGCGAAGCAGCTCAAGCCCGATCAGCTCGCCGCCGACATTGCCCGCGCGGAGGCGCGCTTTCGCGATCGCCTCTCGCGTTCGCCAGCGATCATCTACGCCGAAGGCTTGCCAGTCTCGGAGCGGGCCGACGAGGTCGCCTCGCTGATCCGCAACCATCAGGTGGTGGTGCTGACCGGAGAGACCGGCTCGGGCAAGACGACACAGTTGCCGAAGATCGCGCTCGCCGCCGGGCGCGGGCGGCACGGGCTGATCGGCCACACGCAGCCGCGTCGCATCGCCGCCAGCAGCGTGGCGACTCGCATCGCGAAAGAGCTGGGCGAAGAGGTCGGCCAGAGCGTCGGCTTCAAGGTGCGCTTCACCGAAAAGGGCGCGCAGGACGGCTTCATCAAGCTGATGACCGACGGCATCCTGCTCGCCGAAACACAGACTGACAAATTCCTCAACGCCTACGACACCATCATCATCGACGAGGCGCACGAGCGCTCGCTGAACATCGATTTTCTGCTCGGCTACCTGCGGCAACTGCTGCCAAAGCGGCCCGACCTCAAAGTCATCATCACCTCGGCCACCATCGATGCCGAGCGCTTCGCGTTGCACTTTCAGGATCGCCACGGCAAACCGGCGCCGCTGATCGCAGTGTCGGGCCGCACCTATCCAGTCGATGTGCTCTATCGCTCCGCCGAGAGCGAGGACGACGATGAAGAAAAGCTGGAAGAGGCCATCGCCGACGCAGTAGACGAGCTCTGGCTCAACGGCCCAGGCGACGTGCTGGTGTTTCTGCCCGGCGAACGCGAAATTCGCGAGACGCAGGACATCCTGCGCCGACGGCTGAAACCGGGCACCGAGATCCTGCCGCTGTTCTCGCGGCTTTCGGTGCAGGACCAGCAGCGCATCTTTTCTGGCTCGAACGGCCGCCGCGTGATCCTCTCGACGAACGTCGCCGAGACATCGCTGACCGTGCCCGGCATCCGCTATGTGGTGGATACGGGCCTCGCACGGCTCAACCGCTACAGCGTGAAGAACAAGGTGCAGTTGCTGCAGATCGAGAAGATCTCGCAGGCCAGCGCCAACCAGCGTGCCGGCCGCTGCGGCCGCGTCGGGCCGGGCATCTGCGTGCGGCTGTACAGCGAAGAGGATTTCAAGGCGCGCAGCGAATTCACCGATCCGGAAATCCTGCGCTCATCGCTTGCGGGTGTGATCCTGCGCCTGGCCGCGCTCGGGCTAGGCCGCGTGCAGGAGTTCCCGTTCATCGAGCCGCCGTCGAGCCGAGCGATCGCTGACGGCATCGCACAGTTGCAGGAGCTGGGCGCTTTGACCGGTGAAGCCAACGCACCGGAGCTGACCAACATCGGCCGTGAGCTGGCGCGCATCCCGGTCGATCCGCGCATCGGTCGCATGCTGATCGAAGCGAAGAAGCTCGGGGTGCTGTCCGAAGTGCTGGTAATTGCCGCAGCGCTCTCGGTGCCGGACCCTCGTGAGCGGCCCTTCGAGGCGCGCGATGCCGCCGACCGCGCGCATCAGTGGTTCAAGGACGCCAAGAGCGATTTCCTCTCGCTGCTCAACATCTGGAAATTCTTCGTCGATCTGCGCGAAGAGGGCGGTCACAAGCGGCAGGTGCAGGCTTGTCGCGAGAAATTCCTCAACTGGCTGCGGTTGCGCGAATGGCGTGATCTGCACGGGCAATTGGCGCAGACGTTGCGCGAACTGAACTGGAACACCGACGGCGAGCTGGCGAAGGAGGCTCCCTACGACGCCTTCCATCGCGCCCTGCTACCCGGCTTGCTCGGCAATATCGGCGTCAAGAGCGACGAAGGTGACTTCTACCTCGGCGCGCGCGGCATCAAATTCCATCCGTTCCCTGGCAGCGGTGTCGACAAAAAAGGCCTGAAATGGCTGGTCGCCGCCGAGCTGGCCGAGACGACACGGCTTTACGCCCGCACGCTGGCCAAGATCGACCCGGACTGGATTGAGGCGGCAGCGGGCGATGTCGTGACCAGAAATTACTTCGAGCCGAAGTGGGAGCGCGCCAGCGGTCAGGTGGTGGCCAGCGAGCGCGTTTCGCTCTACGGTCTCGCCATCGTGCCGCGCCGCCGGGTCAACTACAGCCGCATTGCGCCGGGCGAAGCGCACGAAATCTTCGCCGTGGCGCTGGCGATGGGTGAAGTGGAAACGGCAGCTGCGTTCTACGCGCACAACCTGAAGCTGGTGAAGGACGTGCAGGCGCTGGAGGACAAGGCGCGCCGCACCGACGTACTGGTGTCCGAGGAAACCATCGCCGCGTTTTACAAAGCGCGTATTCCGTCCGAAATCTCCACCCGGGCCGACCTCGAAAAATGGCTCAAGGCCGAGGATCAGGCCACGCTGTCGCCGACCGAGCGCGCCGAGCTTCGCGGCAGCCGCGACCAGTCGCTACGCCTGTCGCGTGAGCAGCTCATGCGCCACGGCGCCGAGGCGATCACTGAAGAGCAGTTCCCGAAGACGCTCAAGCTCGGAGACTTCGAGGTGCCCGTCAGCTACCGCTTCGAGCCGGGGCACATGATGGACGGCGTCACCGTGCGCTTGCCGCTGCCATTGCTCAACGCTGTGGAAGACCGTTTCGCCAGCTGGCTCATTCCGGGTCTTTGGCGTGAAAAAATCGCGGCTTACCTGAAGGCGCTTCCGAAGGCTGAGCGCGGCCGGGTGCAGCCGGTGCCGGACACCGTCACCGCGTTCCTGGAGCTCGCGACGCCACGCGAAAAGCCGCTGCCCGAGGCGCTGCTGGATTTTCTGCGCGACTATCTGAGTCTGAAATTGCCGGCCTCGGTGTGGGACCGCATCGAGTTGCCAGGCCATCTGTCGGTCAACTTCCGTGTGATGGACGGAGAGGGCAACGAGCTGGCGATGGGGCGCGATCTGGGCCAGCTGCAGCAGGACCTGGGGCAAGCGGCGCGCATGGCTTTTCAAGGCTCGGCAGCGACCGACACATCAGGCGCCGCTGTCGACATCGAGAAGACCGGCCTTACCGGCTGGACGATCGGTACCCTGCCGGAAGGTATTCCAGTCAAGCGCGCAGGGCGAAATGTCACCGCCTACCCCGCCTGTGTGGACGAGGGCGCTTCGGTTGCGGTGCGCCTGTTCGAGACGGCACAGGAGGCCGAGCGCGCGCATCGCCGGGGCGTGGTGCGGTTGATTTCGCTGGAGCTCAAGCAGCAGTTGCGCAATTGGGAGAAAGGCCCGGGGGGCTTCAACCAGAGCGCCCTGCAACTGAAGACGGCGATTGCCACCGACAAGCTGCTGGCGGATTTTCTGGCCACGCTCGCCGATCGCGCCATCATCGGCGACGACGTCCTGCCGCGCGATGAGAAGCACTACCGCGAGCAGATCGCCCGCGCCAAGCAGCGCATCCCGGTGGTTGCCGAGGCGCTCGGGCGCACGCTCACGCAGGTCGCCGATGCCTATGCCGCCCTGCAGGGCTCGCTGTTTGGCCCGGCCGTGCGCAACAAGGCCATCGTGCCGGTGCTGGCGGCGTGGCGTGACCGTCTGGTGCATCCTGGCTTCCTGGCCGCGACGCCCTGGGCACAGCTGCCGCATCTGCCCCGCTATTTGCGTGCGCTGGGCAAGCGACTCGAGAAGTATCAGACCATGCCGGAGCGCGAAACGCGGCATGCGCCGGTGCTGGCTGACTACTGGAGCGACTGGCGCGCCGAGGTCGATCGCGTCGGCGCGGCTGCTGGCGACGCTCTGCTCGATTTCCGATGGCAGATCGAGGAGCTGAATGTGTCGCTGTTTGCCCAGGAATTGAAGACGCCGTACCCGGTCTCGGCCAAGCGTCTCGACAAGGCCTGGGCCGAAATCGTGGCATCGGCGCCACGCCAGTAG